The following are encoded in a window of Scophthalmus maximus strain ysfricsl-2021 chromosome 6, ASM2237912v1, whole genome shotgun sequence genomic DNA:
- the inavab gene encoding innate immunity activator b isoform X2, with the protein MEVNGEVSDTDSGIILHSGSDSPTTHTKDVTTHTRAMKLKHQALQDRLELCILELKKLCIREAVLTGRLSDDYPLLPGEKPPQIRRRIGAAFKLDEQSILQGTEESELSLVDAELALQMKIYEAARKLCKEDHLSKAVKKSRSQQCKREERKLKQLQDTSFQLRMKHGRSSPLPAFNITQLDLGTSDDSSLSDSVVQDEEVTSQSSQPSSGLPYPVETDPPQPPTESSLFTVDGSWMSPSVDQLLTPNQSPHPSFDSSLSLNSSSVYDTPPIQHSPWTESSLDQPYQKSKKSRSSIKTSPAKSELLPPLEACLAQSALPLQLSHLRLSRAQSSSMPSTPEMRVHRQLSLRLSNPESQFEKDRGRTRGPRRRLTEYAVTFPETPPPTVTYGSHASSEDGNSEHSFTSYNSSPCQELPCELPKQYQSAFPCSSPVGSYGPQAFPHSGFYHNSRHLSSPSIHKAYYNEMVYSPDTDMPRSYYAQQASCPPNRYNYRYKDPAVPHQRAQRPLPPDIRLSPSPAQWDHPHYCSSGLPRQVVNEQLKSWQWRSQLKSPRSRSLDRQGAVRVKNIPVRESPCYQIQKYHEQVIQRRALQRGADDTQGHWVVNDGSHFTSEV; encoded by the exons ATGGAAGTCAATGGAGAAGTCAGTGACACTGACAGCGGCATCATTCTTCATTCAG GCTCTGACAGTCCAACGACGCATACGAAGgatgtgaccacacacacacgagccatGAAGCTCAAACACCAGGCTCTCCAAGACCGACTGGAGCTCTGCATTCTGGAGCTAAAGAAGCTCTGCATCCGTGAAGCT GTGTTGACTGGACGGCTGTCAGATGATTACCCTCTGCTGCCTGGAGAGAAACCTCCACAGATTCGCAGACGCATCGGAGCTGCTTTTAAACTGGATGAGCAAAGCATCCTTCAGGGAACAGAG GAGTCAGAACTGAGTTTAGTGGATGCCGAGTTGGCACTTCAGATGAAAATATACGAGGCAGCGCGGAAGCTCTGCAAGGAGGATCACCTGAGTAAGGCTGTCAAAAAGAGTCGCTCGCAGCAGtgcaagagagaggagaggaaactcAAACAGCTCCAAGACACGTCCTTTCAGCTGCGAATGAAGCACGGCCGATCATCACCACTCCCTGCTTTTAATATTACACAACTAG atctGGGTACATCTGACGACAGCTCCCTGTCTGATTCTGTTGTGCAAGATGAAG AAGTGACAAGCCAGTCATCGCAGCCGTCCTCAGGACTCCCCTATCCAGTAGAGACGGATCCTCCGCAGCCTCCCACTGAGTCCTCACTGTTCACTGTAGACGGCTCCTGGATGTCTCCTTCTGTGGATCAGCTGCTGACCCCAAATCAGTCTCCCCACCCGAGCTTTGACTCTTCGTTGAGTTTAAATTCGAGCTCTGTGTACGACACTCCTCCCATCCAACACTCCCCCTGGACAGAGTCTAGCCTGGACCAGCCTTACCAGAAGAGCAAGAAGTCTCGCTCTTCCATCAAGACAAG TCCAGCCAAATCCGAACTTCTGCCACCGTTGGAGGCTTGCTTAGCACaatctgctctgcctctgcaACTTTCCCATCTGAGGCTGAGCCGCGCCCAGTCGAGCAGTATGCCCTCCACACCAGAGATGCGTGTGCACAGACAACTCTCCCTCAG GTTGTCCAACCCTGAATCTCAGTTTGAAAAGGACCGCGGCCGCACCCGAGGTCCAAGACGGCGACTGACGGAATATGCAGTGACTTTTCCAGAGACCCCTCCCCCTACGGTGACCTATGGAAGCCATGCTAGCTCTGAGGATGGGAACTCCGAACACTCGTTTACGTCTTACAACAGCTCCCCGTGTCAGGAGTTGCCCTGTGAATTACCCAAACAGTATCAGTCTGCATTCCCGTGCTCTAGCCCAGTTGGCAGCTATGGACCTCAAGCGTTCCCACACAGTGGCTTTTACCACAATTCCAGGCACCTGTCCAGCCCCTCTATTCACAAGGCATATTACAATGAAATGGTCTACTCACCTGATACGGACATGCCACGGAGCTATTACGCCCAGCAGGCTTCCTGTCCTCCCAACAGATATAACTATAGGTATAAAGACCCTGCTGTGCCCCACCAGAGGGCACAGAGGCCTTTACCTCCTGATATCCgactctccccctccccagctCAATGGGACCACCCACATTACTGCTCCAGTGGTCTCCCACGGCAAGTTGTGAATGAACAACTTAAGTCGTGGCAATGGCGCAGTCAGCTGAAATCCCCCAGGTCCCGTTCCCTCGACCGCCAGGGAGCAGTCAGAGTGAAAAACATTCCAGTACGGGAGTCGCCCTGCTACCAAATTCAAAAGTACCACGAACAG GTGATCCAAAGAAGGGCTCTCCAAAGAGGTGCAGATGACACTCAAGGACACTGGGTTGTAAATGATGGATCTCACTTCACAAGTGAAGTGTAA
- the inavab gene encoding innate immunity activator b isoform X1: protein MEVNGEVSDTDSGIILHSGSDSPTTHTKDVTTHTRAMKLKHQALQDRLELCILELKKLCIREAVLTGRLSDDYPLLPGEKPPQIRRRIGAAFKLDEQSILQGTEESELSLVDAELALQMKIYEAARKLCKEDHLSKAVKKSRSQQCKREERKLKQLQDTSFQLRMKHGRSSPLPAFNITQLDLGTSDDSSLSDSVVQDEEVTSQSSQPSSGLPYPVETDPPQPPTESSLFTVDGSWMSPSVDQLLTPNQSPHPSFDSSLSLNSSSVYDTPPIQHSPWTESSLDQPYQKSKKSRSSIKTSSPAKSELLPPLEACLAQSALPLQLSHLRLSRAQSSSMPSTPEMRVHRQLSLRLSNPESQFEKDRGRTRGPRRRLTEYAVTFPETPPPTVTYGSHASSEDGNSEHSFTSYNSSPCQELPCELPKQYQSAFPCSSPVGSYGPQAFPHSGFYHNSRHLSSPSIHKAYYNEMVYSPDTDMPRSYYAQQASCPPNRYNYRYKDPAVPHQRAQRPLPPDIRLSPSPAQWDHPHYCSSGLPRQVVNEQLKSWQWRSQLKSPRSRSLDRQGAVRVKNIPVRESPCYQIQKYHEQVIQRRALQRGADDTQGHWVVNDGSHFTSEV, encoded by the exons ATGGAAGTCAATGGAGAAGTCAGTGACACTGACAGCGGCATCATTCTTCATTCAG GCTCTGACAGTCCAACGACGCATACGAAGgatgtgaccacacacacacgagccatGAAGCTCAAACACCAGGCTCTCCAAGACCGACTGGAGCTCTGCATTCTGGAGCTAAAGAAGCTCTGCATCCGTGAAGCT GTGTTGACTGGACGGCTGTCAGATGATTACCCTCTGCTGCCTGGAGAGAAACCTCCACAGATTCGCAGACGCATCGGAGCTGCTTTTAAACTGGATGAGCAAAGCATCCTTCAGGGAACAGAG GAGTCAGAACTGAGTTTAGTGGATGCCGAGTTGGCACTTCAGATGAAAATATACGAGGCAGCGCGGAAGCTCTGCAAGGAGGATCACCTGAGTAAGGCTGTCAAAAAGAGTCGCTCGCAGCAGtgcaagagagaggagaggaaactcAAACAGCTCCAAGACACGTCCTTTCAGCTGCGAATGAAGCACGGCCGATCATCACCACTCCCTGCTTTTAATATTACACAACTAG atctGGGTACATCTGACGACAGCTCCCTGTCTGATTCTGTTGTGCAAGATGAAG AAGTGACAAGCCAGTCATCGCAGCCGTCCTCAGGACTCCCCTATCCAGTAGAGACGGATCCTCCGCAGCCTCCCACTGAGTCCTCACTGTTCACTGTAGACGGCTCCTGGATGTCTCCTTCTGTGGATCAGCTGCTGACCCCAAATCAGTCTCCCCACCCGAGCTTTGACTCTTCGTTGAGTTTAAATTCGAGCTCTGTGTACGACACTCCTCCCATCCAACACTCCCCCTGGACAGAGTCTAGCCTGGACCAGCCTTACCAGAAGAGCAAGAAGTCTCGCTCTTCCATCAAGACAAG TAGTCCAGCCAAATCCGAACTTCTGCCACCGTTGGAGGCTTGCTTAGCACaatctgctctgcctctgcaACTTTCCCATCTGAGGCTGAGCCGCGCCCAGTCGAGCAGTATGCCCTCCACACCAGAGATGCGTGTGCACAGACAACTCTCCCTCAG GTTGTCCAACCCTGAATCTCAGTTTGAAAAGGACCGCGGCCGCACCCGAGGTCCAAGACGGCGACTGACGGAATATGCAGTGACTTTTCCAGAGACCCCTCCCCCTACGGTGACCTATGGAAGCCATGCTAGCTCTGAGGATGGGAACTCCGAACACTCGTTTACGTCTTACAACAGCTCCCCGTGTCAGGAGTTGCCCTGTGAATTACCCAAACAGTATCAGTCTGCATTCCCGTGCTCTAGCCCAGTTGGCAGCTATGGACCTCAAGCGTTCCCACACAGTGGCTTTTACCACAATTCCAGGCACCTGTCCAGCCCCTCTATTCACAAGGCATATTACAATGAAATGGTCTACTCACCTGATACGGACATGCCACGGAGCTATTACGCCCAGCAGGCTTCCTGTCCTCCCAACAGATATAACTATAGGTATAAAGACCCTGCTGTGCCCCACCAGAGGGCACAGAGGCCTTTACCTCCTGATATCCgactctccccctccccagctCAATGGGACCACCCACATTACTGCTCCAGTGGTCTCCCACGGCAAGTTGTGAATGAACAACTTAAGTCGTGGCAATGGCGCAGTCAGCTGAAATCCCCCAGGTCCCGTTCCCTCGACCGCCAGGGAGCAGTCAGAGTGAAAAACATTCCAGTACGGGAGTCGCCCTGCTACCAAATTCAAAAGTACCACGAACAG GTGATCCAAAGAAGGGCTCTCCAAAGAGGTGCAGATGACACTCAAGGACACTGGGTTGTAAATGATGGATCTCACTTCACAAGTGAAGTGTAA
- the adipor1a gene encoding adiponectin receptor protein 1a, whose protein sequence is MSGRNGSASDADCQISEDCQVPDVELMELGPLLDEGGGRQAASKGVYPEGAAMLAEEEEEDDEVGEVLTLPLQAHHAMEKMEEFVHKVWEGRWRVIPFHVLPEWLKDNDYLLHGHRPPMPSFRACFGSIFRIHTETGNIWTHLLGLILFICLGTLTMLRPNMYFMAPLQEKVVFGMFFLGAVLCLSFSWLFHTVYCHSEKVSRTFSKLDYSGIALLIMGSFVPWLYYSFYCSPQPRLIYLTIVCVLGIAAIIVAQWDRFSTPRHRPTRAGVFMGLGLSGIVPTMHFTIEEGFVKATTVGQMGWFYLMGAMYITGAGLYAARIPERYFPGKCDIWFHSHQIFHVLVVAAAFIHFYGVSNLQEFRYGLEGGCTDDTLL, encoded by the exons ATGTCAGGCCGAAACGGGTCTGCAAGTGATGCAGACTGCCAGATCTCTGAGGACTGCCAAGTCCCAGATGTTGagctgatggagctggggcCGCTGCTGGACGAAGGAGGGGGGCGACAGGCAGCGTCTAAAGGCGTCTATCCAGAG GGAGCTGCGATGCttgctgaggaggaagaggaggacgatgaggtGGGAGAGGTCCTGACTTTACCACTTCAGGCTCACCACGCcatggagaagatggaggagttTGTACACAAG GTTTGGGAGGGGCGCTGGAGGGTCATCCCTTTTCACGTCCTGCCAGAGTGGCTTAAGGACAACGATTACCTCTTGCATGGACACCGACCCCCTATGCCCTCCTTCCGGGCCTGTTTTGGAAGCATCTTCAGAATTCACACTGAGACAGGAAACATCTGGACTCACCTGTTAG GGCTGATATTATTCATTTGTCTGGGCACGTTAACCATGCTGCGGCCCAACATGTATTTTATGGCTCCGCTGCAAGAGAAAGTGGTATTCGGCATGTTCTTCCTGGGAGCCGTGCTCTGCCTCAGCTTCTCCTGGCTTTTTCATACCGTCTACTGCCACTCCGAGAAAGTGTCTCGCACCTTCTCCAA ACTCGACTACTCGGGCATTGCCCTCCTGATCATGGGCTCCTTCGTGCCCTGGCTGTACTACTCGTTCTACTGTTCCCCTCAACCTCGACTCATCTACCTCACCATTGTATGTGTCCTCGGCATTGCTGCCATCATAGTGGCCCAGTGGGACCGCTTCTCTACACCCCGTCACAGACCCACAAGAGCAG GTGTCTTCATGGGTCTGGGACTAAGTGGCATTGTTCCCACCATGCATTTCACCATTGAGGAGGGTTTTGTTAAGGCTACCACAGTCGGGCAGATGGGTTGGTTCTACCTAATGGGTGCCATGTATATCACTGGTGCTGGTCTGTATGCAGCAAGGATCCCTGAACGCTATTTCCCTGGCAAGTGTGACATCTGG TTCCATTCTCATCAGATTTTTCATGTTCTGGTGGTGGCAGCAGCGTTCATTCACTTCTACGGCGTTTCCAACCTGCAGGAGTTCCGCTATGGCCTCGAGGGAGGATGCACAGATGACACTCTACTCTGA